In Ictalurus punctatus breed USDA103 unplaced genomic scaffold, Coco_2.0 Super-Scaffold_100056, whole genome shotgun sequence, the genomic window ctcccatagtttacacaatgtattctttacatacacaatatgtgcaatgttcagtacgttatataataataataataataataataataataataataataataataataataataataataatgagtctttattgatcacatatacattacagcacagtgaaattcttttctttgcatatcccaggttgttaggaagttggggtcagagcacagggtcagccattatacactgaaaaagagtGTAAAAAaattaccgtaaatacttaaatgtgcagtcatttgtttcttttttttcactttttttattcatttcctgcttattcaggctcagagtcatgtaggctacattgaattttattttcaattccctcatctctttttcagtgactttatcactagcacgttgcactgctttcacgattggggtggcacgaggggcagacctagcaatgacacaatccctggcgtgCTTATGTTTTTAACTGGCTGCATGCTTCttcacggtttcttttttaaaatgactcgaactggtaatgaactctgttttaccagcaatatcttgtcctgctttagcacaaaaggtgcagtacatttcccctttgtcataacgtaaccaggcgaactcttgtagccaagctgatttaaactgtcttgtcgggatgagagctgcagagacgggagaagactcaactcgctgcgcttggctgtcatcatctgtaaaagattgcacaccgattgaaacgggctgggatgactcaaatgtcacttgagaactttcactggtcgagttggtctcaacatcgtcggcatctgatgtagaggaggcagggtttggacaggcagggaatgaggaaaaagtctgatatttttcttctcagctggctaacgttagttaactacgcagttagctagcctacatataacagATACAGTCAAATTCCAAtgaactaaaccacatcaaactaaattaaacacctttaataaagttCACTTCCAACTTTTTAACCCGATAAACGTGATGTTAAATCTGTTTCTGTTCATCTATGGAAACCATACAGGAGTGCAGGCGCTAGGGCAGGTACACGCATGCGCAAGAGGGGATGTGAGTTCAGTAGCCTAACACAACAAGACGTATAgtcatttctatttaattcgttttttaattttgtttgtggGTAATGGTTGCCACTGGCGACTAGCAGAAAAAACATGGtcgcaaaattaaaaagttgGTCGCATAGCAACCATTTTAGTCGCCATTTGAAGCCCTGTGGAAGGTCCTGGAAAAGAGAGTTAGTACTCATTATGATCTCTTACTTtagaacattaaaataaaacaatagttccctcacaaacctctctttctccccccctAACTCTTGAAATGAAAAAGACTtgcaatgttactgagaaactggaaagtgcagTGTCCTCTCTgccgtgacactggagactactaccataaaacttccataaatagataacttataaatcttaactagatcacaatgatcatacgtctttttctttaagtaacatgtttataatatgtttacgaTTAAGCTTAGACTATGTTTTGCGTACGCCATACTAGACCCAgtcaatgagctgttactatagaaacgagaacgagcacatcactataaagctgtaatttcccttgcagctggaatcagaatcttgctgttacagaaatgtcgccaacgccttctgaccaatcagattggagaattcaacagtgttgtggtgtaaagcATCAGTAGCTGACCGGTCTCATCTGCCACACACAGTCGATGAACTGCACAAAGAGAGGGGATCGTTCCGAGTTGGCGTGATTTTCATCTCCAAGGCAGAcacactgagaaacagagagagagagagagatggggttaaatatacatgcgttcacacgcccacacacaacCACGCCCTCACTGCTCATACGCACCGAGGCCAGCTTGTGTCTGAAGCTGATCCACTCCTTCTCGATCAGTACCTGGAAGGCCCTGAGTGTGTGGTAGTGCGAGTCCAGCATCAGCATGGCCAGAGAGGTGAGCTGAGCCGTACGGTCCCAGTCGTCACTGCAGCACACCACCATCAAGCTCTTACTACATTCAACCTTATCTGCTATACCATTAACTGCTATACGCACTGCACCTGCTAAtaacagctacacacacacacacacacacacacacacacacacacacacacacacacacagagtcaggtCAAACAACCATCACTTCACTGACTGagtaaaacacaacacacaaggGTTCACATACAAGGTATCACAAATAGCTGTCTAGAACATGTagatattaatgaattaaataagtacttaataattaaaatgtaatggtACCccctagacataacatgccaccaataaacggcaacaaattaccattaGAGGTCCTAAGGGACCATTACagattccattaaaaccaatgcaattcccattaaaaccattaccaaattgTATAAGGGTTTCTGTTGtcaaaacaaagcatttttttatCAGTCTAGcctacaagacaaaaagctgccacttgagtgcatacaatttccttgtggatggtgctctagcatttaacatggtctctacaatctcagttgtgagaatagaatctatgagctggggCCCCTCAGGGTCAGAcgcacagtttccatagttctggccaacggtgataaatcagccctccggcttgagacagtagatccactctaagagctcaaatggggcacctgacagaccttccaggaccacagaaaggtcccaggaaggtatgcacggcctgcagatcggcctcagccacctgacacaacgcataaacctcgaagttgccccacagaggctccatcaacaggggcatgactggccaaaatggtggccacataaaccctgattgtagaaggagcccaccccgctgagaaacgttattgtaagaactccaggactgtagctattgtgcatttcactgggtctagctgaagttactcacaccacaagacaaaaaactGCCACTTGAGTGTATGGAAAATATCTATGAAGTGcaaacaatatgtgtaactgacatctggatatgttaatgaagtgaattcaatatgtaaccaacatttagaattattacttgagcactatcgtataatcaatattagttaaaaaaaacataatctatatgtataatcaacagttagaagcataatctaaatccatagaacaatgtttgatcaggTTCTATTCTGAGTGGATTTAAGTTGAACgaactctgtgtttcagtgtacaacaattgttcttctgtattagctgtcccctgtctccacagcaataaaaattGGCTGTAGATATTCGCATGAGTAAATTCGCGTGAGTAAATAACTTTGAGGCAGATACAAATTAGGGAGTTAGGAGAGGGCCTCGGGAAAGGAGATAGATATCAGCGGGGACAaccgatagagacagacagatgctcattgagGCCTTAGAAGGGAGTCAAGGTCAAGACACACAAgcctgtgtgaaacctttttttgtaaaagaaaccttgtcctcatgAAACCtgttcaagaaaaacaactaactgtgcatgttccacaaatttaagataacacatagacatgaatatttaattgtggcaaaagaAGATTGGTCTATTTCAACGAGGAAAGGCAAAACCCCACCTACAGAGACTATGCTGTAGAGAtgggtatataaagacatgtttgtgtatgcataattcagacactctgcagactgtcacactttattgattttcaataaagtttatttcctttttgacatctactaaactctctgtctctgaagtttttgacctaGGCTAAAAGGCTGATTTTATTCAGGACACTCGCAGGCCACGATGGGTTCTAAAATTTGACAGAGGGGCCGGGCCAGGAACAGAcggatggagtgtttgtgtgaaataatataaatgacatgGAAAAGCCATTACATGAAAGGATTTGGCCTTTAACAGGTAGCAAAGCATGAATATGTAAGGCTCATTGTACCAGTTGTTTTCCAAATGCATTAATTTGAGAACACAATAGAGAAACTCTCGTCCAGTTTCAGTAGGGACATTGTTGTTGATCTCCCTTTTTTGCCAGTGCATCAAACTCTGGAGTTAGTTTTGTTGTGGCAATTCTCAGGATAGATCCGAGGTGTTGGTCAGTTAACCTGGATCTGTGAGGGGCTTTGTTGATGTTCATGACGCTGAATGTCTGCTCACATACATAGGTCGAGCCAAACCATTGGAAACGTCTCATTAAGTGAAGCATAAAAGTCATTCAGTTTAAGAGAGTTGAACTTCTCCTTTAAGACGGAGTCAGACTGAAGATCGCTCAGTTCCAATTGCAGCTCCTGTGGTGCTGTTTCAGGGTCTTGTGACAAGGGACAGGACACCAGCTGAGCCGACGGCAGAATTCTCTGTGCAGGTCGCCCAGTGATCTGTATTTCTTCACGTTTCGGGACGCCTCTTTCTGCATGGCTAGTGtgggggaatgagagagagagatttgtttgaaatttgaCTGGAGAATAAAGTCAGCTTGGATTTGAAGGCTCTAACATTTGTGTACATGTCGTGCACAAACTGATCTTTCCCCTGTAGCTTGATGTTCAGCTCGTTCGTGTGTGAAAATATGTCCACAGCAAACACAAAGTCACAAAGCCAGTTATTGTCGCTTAGCTCAGGAAATTTGTCGGATTTCCCCATTAACTCCAAAAATGCGATAATTTCCTCTTTGAGCTCCCACACTCGTTGAAACACTTTGCCCAAACTTAACCAGCGGACCAGAGAGTGGTAGAGGAGTCCTGGTGATCCGCATCAGTTTCCTCCAGGAACGTAAGAAACTGACGATGCTGAAGTCCCCTTGCTCGTATAAAGTTAACAAGTTTTACGACTGGATTCACGACATGATTAAGCTGCAATATAGACTTACACAGAGATTCCTGATGAATGAtgcagtgaaggaaaataacaCCCTAGTCAGGGTTTTCCTCCTTCACTTTGTCCTGGATTCTTTTCAACACCCCAATGTTTTTTCCAGTTAAATTTGGCGATCCATCCGTAGTGACATTGGCAAGTTTACTCCAAGGTATCTTCATTCTCTCGATGACAGCAGACACCTGGTTATACAAGTCCTCTCCCCGTGTTTTTCCTTTCAGGGACTCCATGGTCAAAAACTCCTccgttatctcaaaactgtcgTTAATCCCTCAGATAAAATTAGGAGCTGAGCAGTGTCTTTTATGTCGTTACTTTCATCCAGTGCTCGTGAATATAACTTAAAAGACTCCGCCTTTTTATTTAATTCGCTGGTGATATCTTCGTCAATTAGTTCCACACGGCGAGTCACAGTCCTGTGTGATGAactgattttttcaaaattgccttTGCTCTCCGGACACAGGAGACCTGCTGTCTCTACCATGCATTCTTTCAAAAACTCGCCTTCGGAGAAAGGCTTGCTAGCCTTTGCTAATTTGAATGCCAGCAAAACACTTTCCTTGGTACTTGACTCCTGAATCGCAGCTTGTCGGTGaaaatttttttgctgagtCTGTAAATTATCCATCAACCTCTGAGCCGTAGCCGCCCGTTCTTGCGTTGACTGCTTGCTAGCATAGTTAGCATGCTTCGTGGCAAAGTGACGGCTGATATTGTATTCTTTGAAAACCACAACAGTTTCTTGGCATATCAGGCATACGACCGTTGATCGGACTTcagtggaaaaatattttgttgtccactccttattaaacactcggcactcactgtccacttttcttttctttggtccaCTCATTTTTACAGAAGGGCTCAAAGGGCAAAGCGAAAAAGTGAAGTAGAGAGTAATACACCACACTGAGGTTTAATCATATAATTTGGACAAGTTCGGATTAAAGCCGGATTAAAAATCCCAACGGGCCGTATATGGCCCTCAGGCCGTAGTTTGCCCATGCCTGTCTAAACATACATGCATCGACAGCTCCGTGTCAATAACACGATTTCCTACCACAAAAACGTGAGCGACTGCAAGCAAATATGACTCATTTGATCTACAGCTACTGTGCGGCTAGAAAGTTTAACGTTTAcagttttctgtatttctccatACATTTGACCTGAAACCTGAtcagatcttcatctaagtccttaaactaggtaaaagagaacccgggtaacaacagatgcaaaaaaaaaaacagtagtttttagttatttattaagcAAAAATGATCCAGCGTTAAATATCTTTGTAGGAGAAGGAATGTGAAGTCTAGGAGTACGAGTTCATTTAAATGGGGCTGATTGAAGTCAGGCGTTTCAATCAAGGGAATGGCAATTAGGCCCGCCCATGTTTCAAGGACATTAACTTGGGTCTTCACCTTCAAAGTCTGGTCTTCACCTCACAGGTTTATGGAAGTGTGCCTTGCCTCGATCAAAGGACAttcctgaggacctcagaaaaagagagtTGTCAATGCTCACCGGCTTGGAAAGGATTACAGAgccatttctaaagagtttggctTCCACCAATCCACTGTGAGGTAAATGACATACAGATGCAGgaaattcagcaccactgttacTCTCCCAAGGACTGGGCGTCCAGCAAAAAAGATCACTCCAAGGGTGTGGTGAATAATATCACAGTAAGTCATATAGGACCCCAGGGTAACATCTGAGAACCTACAGGCCACTACTTTCcataaaagaacactgctgcctgtctgaagtttgctcacAACCATGTGGAAATGCCAGGAGCCTActggaagaatgttctgtggacagatgagtCCAGAATAGAACTTCTTGCTTTAATTGAAAATCATTGTTCGATACAAACCGAAAATAGCATCCCAACATAAGAACTTCATCCCAAccgtgaagcatgggggtggcagcattATGGTTTGGGGCTCCTTTGGGTCCGAACCAGCTTGCCATTATTGATGGACCTATGAATCCTAGATTGTACCAGGAGAATGTCAGggtatctgtctgtgaactcaaGCTTAACTGTAAGTGGGCCTTGCAGCAGAGACAACAACCTTAAGCACACAAGTACGTCTACAGAGAAATggttaaagcagaagaaattgaacattttggaatggccaagtcagaccttaacccaatagaaatgttgtggaggaCCTAAAAAGAGCAGTTCGTGCAAAGAAGTCTGCCAGCATCATTGAGTTGAAGCAGGAGGAGTGAGCCAAAATTCCTCAAACCCATTGTGCAGGATTGAGTGAGTCATCGGAAATGTTTGCTTCAAGTTATTGCTGCTCGAACGTCTCACACCGGTTACTgaaatcaaaagtttacatacttttttcaGCAAAGGTGTTTAATGTTGGGTAATTGTGctcagtgaataaatgtgaaaactataatgcatttgtttaattgggttctctttatctagtttTAGGGCTTGGATGGAAGTTCTGTTCACATTTCAGatcaaatgaatttaattttatacttGTTTGCATTCTTTTTTGATTTTGGCTATACAATCATCatatttttatctttcatatattttctggaTTGTTCTGGTAAAGTCTTTAAATTGCTGCTCCTGAAATCAAAACTGGTGTTTCGAGATGTTTTTGTATCTGTTATGGCCTCCAATaccatagttaaaaaaaaattaaaaagtcacttctggggaaaaattATACAATTTTAATGCTTCAGCATGCACCAAACTtgtgtttgtccaattaaatgctctctagaatgtgTAGGAATGTGTGGGTCTTGAAGCGGGTCTTGCTcaacagtagcagctcattAGCATCAATGTTCTTCAGAGCTGGGCGTATCCCAAACACTGTTAGCTGTTGTGTAACACTTCAACATGCCACCActcttatttcctgtttcaaaaagaaatacgTCGTCATACAGAATCAAATCACAGCTCTCAAAGTTGTTTTGTGGGgactgtaaagtaaaaaaaatgagcGCATTGTTCATCTTCCTTTAAAAGGtgcaataattttatttatttatttatttttcacttgtacaaataaccttgGAGATATgtaaaacatgataaaaataatgGATTAAGTTGTGGCCTTAGCAAAAGTGCATCAAGTCACTtagaaaacctgtttaaaaaaagacttcTGGTCTGGaaagcttgtttgtgtttggatgtgcctcctgtcaatcattttagagACACTCTATGGGCAACCATAGATCCTGGGCtggagctttgtgaacatgaGCGGGAAACATTCAAATGTCAGAGTTACTATTCCATCAGCTCTGCATGACGTGACATCAATTAAATGTGCTAGAGCTCTGCTTCTCTGCACTTCTCCTTACAGTTTAGCCATTATGATGTAGTTCAACGCTACAAAAGGTTTGAGCAAACAGTAATGCCCTTCCTCAAACTGGGTTGCCTTGCAGAATGTTGTCAAGTTGCCTGGTAACTTTTAGATTAAATATCCGTGCAGTTAAAAGGACGTTAAACGGTTTTGTCCCTGTGAGCCTTTACTCTTTCAATTTTGACTCCAGCATGAGCCAGTCTAGTGTTTCTGACAACAGCTGAGTACCAGTTACAAGTAACAATAGTCTTCACAACACTGACACTGCAAATCTGCAGTTTGACCAAGCATGTGGCCTGAACGActgcgagttcaaatcctgttTGGTGCCCGAAGATCCATAATCACTAATATCCCTCCAACTATGTGCTAAACGTTCATCACCTGTCAGTTACTTTGAAACAAAAAGTTTCTGCTGAATATATggtttgtacagtatgtaagaTGTACCTTTTTATAAGTcctgattctttttttattttaaagtgcacctattatatttaaaagtttcaaaaatcaaagcgaaCGACAAACGGGTTTATTAAcccacaaaagaaggaaccgattctcaagagctgaaacgagtcgttagtaattccagacttacttcctgtactaacctacataggtttgtaataaaaatccctggatctggtcttcatcggctgctcgggaacagactgagctgaaactcgttatggtagtgggcgtttccttttcgacacgctgacagcggtagaccaatcacaacagactgggacacctgaccaatcagaacagcgtatgctctctgaaaggaggactTTAGAGTGAATcttttagaatgaatcatttaacgagtcgtttttgacgCTGGGTTGAAAAAAGGTAATGTTGCAATTTAAATCATGATGACATTAAACCCTCAccctatatatattttattaaggtCAGAATCAGCCAGCCGTCCATTGTCTGtaccccttatcctacacagggtggcgGGGAGCCTAGAGTCTGGGCTGGGATGCCAAACCAACGCAGTGcgcaattgcacacacacacccccattcacacactacggacaatttagagatgccaatcaggtTACAACACATTTCTCTGGACTGGGCGGGGGGACCcggagtatccagaggaaacccccaaagcacgaggagaacatgcaaactctgtgcacacagggcagaggcgagaatcgaacccctaacccttgaGGTGTGAGGCAATATCACATGGTGCATGCAGTATCACATGGTctaaatgttttacatattttcaAGATTCAGCACAAAATGTTAATATGCTTATGCAAGTGCTTACAATTAGAGTTCATAATTGTTCtaaaaatactaacaatacaTGCAGGCCTGACATACACTTATGTTAATTTTGTAATAACTGTATAAAGTAagcttatactgtatgtgtcgcgacagaccgacagccggcgcacaaGGAACTAAAATcgctcctcccgcgactgccgcgctggcgctgaagagacagccccgcttcaatgttttggacagtcgGAAAGCACGTGGAGGTGGGCGGAGCCGCAGACACACCCTCTGGTGATGAATGGCGCGCCGCACGtgaaaattccaccatccagcagacgaagggagagtataaaaggccgCTTTTCCGCTCGAAAGGAGAGAATTCTCTCACATGAAGTGTGCCTGGATTACTGCCAGTTATCAGTATTGTTGgtactgtatgttttctttcagaCGACCCGGACCCGAGCGAATTCTCCGGTCCCTGACTACAAACGCGGCGTTGCCTGACGTCTGAGAAGAGCCCTTGTTTCACCGGAAAGCCCCGGAGCGACTCTGGCAACCCCGCAATACACTGACCTCTCACCACACGCTgtcacgcccacacacacacacacatacacacactccagaacgttataaataaaaataaaaataaatctcatttGTTAACGTTACGACGGCCTCCCGTGTGTCTGTCTCCACCCACCGCTGGCTAATTTCCCTATATATGATATCATAATATTTCTGCAGATTACAGTTAAATATCAGTTCAACCAATACAATTAACCGTTTATGCTGCAAGCATGGTTCCGATCCGTCCTTTCCaacaaaatgcatgtttatttctctttgacTGTTAGTTATTTTGGCAGATCTGTATTAgcaaaaaatcaaaaacatatcaCAGACTGTGTTCAACATCCCCACTAATCACCAAGTCACAACCATAATTTCTGTTAATTTGATCTGAATTCCAATCTGATTCATCCTTCTTTATCTGCAGCTGTACTTACatacttatatactgtattcctCATCTATGTAAATCTATTCAAGCATGGGACACAAAAACCAACATCAAAAAACGGCTTAGCTTGGTATTTTTATATTAGCAGACAAAACTGATTGAGGGTTTACCTGGCTCAGTGAGCACTTCCTTGGCCTGTGGGATGTCTATGAACTTCTTCTCAGCCTTGTTCTTCTCTTCAGGATCCTGGACGTTGTCTGGGTGTCACTGCTGTGAGAACTTCCTGTAGGCTTTAATGAGCTTCTTCTGGGCTATCCTAGTGGTCACACAAGCCCagctgtttagaacacattaaaacatgacACACTTCAATATCAACCTAAGAAGCCAAAGGGTAGGTGACAGTCATTCTCGCTGTACTCCTTAGCACTTTCAAAGTCCTTAATGGCTGCATAGATGTGATGAACTCTGATTCAGGGGATCAGTCCCAGCTCTAATTTAGTCTAGGCCGTCTACGGCAGTTAATTCAGCTAATAAAGACTCGTATGAAGCTGTGCTTGATTAGGGATGATTAGAAACTAGACTCTTTATGGGGAGGGAGCTCAGGGGGAAATCTACAGATAGCAATTTTACTGTCACCAATATTAGCATGTTGTCAAACTTGATTGTGGGCAATAGAAGAaaccaaagtgaaaaatgaCCAACAGGTCAATGAAAGAAGTCTAAACTAAAAAAGTAAACTCAAAATTTTCACTACAAAATGAATCCTGGATGCCacctgttaattataaagatcaatatgcaagttgttcatggtggatttttcctttaatgacttaattttcctttaatgacttaattttcct contains:
- the LOC108261680 gene encoding myotubularin, with amino-acid sequence MVVCCSDDWDRTAQLTSLAMLMLDSHYHTLRAFQVLIEKEWISFRHKLASCVCLGDENHANSERSPLFVQFIDCVWQMRPCIMADPVL